From Patagioenas fasciata isolate bPatFas1 chromosome 15, bPatFas1.hap1, whole genome shotgun sequence, a single genomic window includes:
- the SSTR5 gene encoding somatostatin receptor type 5 — protein sequence MDPLYFSNTFSPEASSSDVNSSLLTNVTENGTLSEQAPFKYIHKVLIPICYLLVCAVGLSGNTLVIYVVLRYAKMKTVTNIYILNLAIADVLFMLGLPFLATQNAISYWPFGSFLCRLVMTVDGINQFTSIFCLTVMSMDRYLAVVHPIKSTKWRRPRVAKLISVTVWTVSFLVVLPVIIFSDVQEDFHTCNMNWPDPVNIWSAAFIIYTSVLGFFGPLLVICLCYLLIVIKVKSSGIRVGSTRRRRSERKVTRMVVIIVVVFVFCWLPFYMMNIVNLIFILPEDPVLVGVYFFVVVLSYANSCANPILYGFLSDNFKQSFQKVLCLRKGNGVEDGDPIEQRQENSSRLQESMLPQRNNEVNGHMQTSKV from the coding sequence ATGGATCCTTTATATTTTTCCAACACATTTAGCCCAGAAGCAAGTTCCAGTGATGTGAATTCCTCACTGCTGACAAACGTGACAGAGAACGGGACACTCTCAGAGCAGGCCCCATTCAAATACATCCACAAAGTCCTGATTCCCATCTGTTACCTCCTTGTATGTGCGGTTGGACTCAGTGGCAACACATTGGTCATTTATGTGGTTTTGCGCTACGCCAAGATGAAAACTGTCACCAACATATACATCTTGAATTTAGCCATTGCTGATGTACTCTTCATGCTGGGCCTGCCCTTCTTGGCCACCCAGAACGCCATCTCCTACTGGCCTTTTGGCTCCTTTTTGTGCAGGCTGGTTATGACTGTAGATGGTATTAACCAATTCACTAGTATTTTTTGCTTGACTGTGATGAGCATGGACCGCTACCTGGCAGTAGTTCATCCCATTAAATCAACCAAGTGGAGACGTCCCAGGGTGGCCAAGCTCATCAGTGTGACTGTCTGGACAGTCTCGTTCTTGGTGGTGCTTCCAGTCATCATCTTTTCGGACGTGCAGGAAGACTTTCACACCTGCAACATGAACTGGCCAGACCCTGTCAACATCTGGTCAGCAGCATTCATCATTTACACATCAGTCCTTGGTTTTTTTGGTCCTTTGTTGGTGATCTGTCTCTGCTACTTGCTGATCGTGATTAAAGTCAAATCTTCAGGGATCCGAGTTGGGTCTACTAGGCGCAGGAGATCAGAGAGGAAGGTGACCAGGATGGTGGTGATCATTGTGGTGGTCTTTGTGTTTTGCTGGCTCCCATTTTACATGATGAACATTGTCAATTTGATATTTATACTGCCAGAAGACCCTGTGTTGGTAGGGGTGTACTTCTTTGTGGTGGTCCTGTCCTACGCAAACAGCTGTGCCAACCCCATTCTTTATGGATTTCTTTCTGACAACTTCAAGCAGAGTTTTCAAAAAGTCCTTTGCCTCCGCAAGGGCAATGGCGTAGAGGACGGTGACCCCATTGAACAGAGGCAAGAGAACAGCAGTCGCTTGCAGGAATCAATGTTACCCCAGAGAAATAATGAAGTCAATGGACATATGCAGACCAGCAAGGTCTGA